One Babylonia areolata isolate BAREFJ2019XMU chromosome 27, ASM4173473v1, whole genome shotgun sequence DNA window includes the following coding sequences:
- the LOC143301461 gene encoding uncharacterized protein LOC143301461 — protein MLTKLFGPTTLLAFLLLLLLTTTTLPAHADDLNSEQPAEDKPDSSPKALADATPEKRMGMDTKAFFGKLGKREGEEEESGSQDQEEEEKRGMDPYAFFGRLGKRQGDDESPSGTEQQLSDQPDKKGMDRYAFMGRLGKRGMDRYAFMGRLGKRGMDRYAFMGRLGKRGMDRYAFMGRLGKRGMDRYAFMGRLGKRGMDRYAFMGRLGKRGMDRYAFMGRLGKRDDTNDKETATQEEQLTTDDEHTQTAAGRTKRGLDDFLLSPDLDKRRMDSMIFGPRLGKRERMDSMMFGPQLGKRGNMDSMAFGPRLGKRENMDTMAFGPRLGKRENMDAMAFGPRLGKRENMDTMAFGPRLGKRENMDTMAFGPRLGKRENMDTMAFGPRLGKREYMDSMIFGPRLGKRERMDYMMFGPQLGKRGYMDSMAFGPRLGKREYMDSMIFGPRLGKRERMDYMMFGPQLGKRERMDKFMFGGRLGKRAATNRR, from the exons ATGCTGACCAAACTCTTCGGACCCACCACCCTgctcgccttcctcctcctcctcctcctgaccaccacaaccctccccgCTCACGCCGACGACCTCAACAGCGAGCAACCGGCCGAAGACAAACCAGACTCGTCCCCGAAAGCACTGGCCGATGCCACTCCCGAGAAAAGAATGGGCATGGACACCAAAGCCTTCTTCGGGAAATTAGGGAAGCgcgaaggagaggaagaggagagcgGAAGCCAGgatcaggaagaggaagagaagcgaGGAATGGACCCCTACGCTTTCTTCGGGAGGCTGGGCAAAAGGCAGGGGGATGATGAGTCACCCTCTGGAACGGAACAACAGCTCAGTGATCAACCAGACAAGAAAGGCATGGACAGATACGCGTTTATGGGACGGCTCGGAAAGAGAGGCATGGACAGATACGCGTTTATGGGACGTCTGGGGAAAAGAGGCATGGACAGATACGCTTTTATGGGACGGCTTGGAAAGAGAGGCATGGACAGATACGCGTTTATGGGACGTCTGGGGAAAAGAGGTATGGACAGATACGCTTTTATGGGACGGCTCGGAAAGAGAGGTATGGACAGATACGCTTTTATGGGACGGCTTGGAAAGAGAGGCATGGACAGATACGCGTTTATGGGACGCCTGGGGAAACGGGATGATACCAACGACAAAGAGACCGCGACACAGGAAGAGCAACTGACGACAGACGATGAGCACACCCAGACTGCTGCGGGCCGCACGAAGCGTGGACTGGACGATTTCCTGCTTTCCCCGGACCTCGACAAACGTCGCATGGACAGCATGATTTTCGGACCTCGACTGGGCAAACGAGAGAGAATGGACAGCATGATGTTTGGACCGCAGCTGGGCAAGCGAGGGAACATGGACAGTATGGCTTTTGGACCACGACTGGGCAAGCGAGAAAACATGGACACTATGGCTTTTGGACCTCGACTGGGCAAGCGAGAAAACATGGACGCTATGGCTTTTGGACCTCGACTGGGAAAGCGAGAAAACATGGACACTATGGCTTTTGGACCACGACTGGGTAAGCGAGAAAACATGGACACTATGGCTTTTGGACCACGACTGGGTAAGCGAGAAAACATGGACACTATGGCTTTTGGACCACGACTGGGAAAGAGGGAGTACATGGACAGTATGATTTTCGGACCACGACTGGGCAAAAGAGAAAGAATGGATTATATGATGTTTGGACCGCAGCTGGGCAAGCGAGGGTATATGGACAGCATGGCTTTTGGACCTCGACTGGGAAAGAGGGAGTACATGGACAGTATGATTTTCGGACCACGACTTGGCAAGAGGGAAAGAATGGATTACATGATGTTCGGACCGCAGCTGGGCAAGCGAGAGAGAATGGACAAGTTCATGTTCGGCGGAAGACTGGGCAAGAGAGCGGCGACCAACAGGAG GTAG